TTTACTGTCCATGCATACTTGTCGTTTGGGTGCTTCATATTATTTCCTCCATTCGTTGTTGGTATAATATTAAAAGTATGATTTGTATGATTTATATAACTTTATTATAGTTATTTATTTTAAAAAGTCAAGATTTTAAACATTTTAGTAATGACACAGCCGCCGGTATTAAGCCATAATAATTACTTGGGTATCACCAACATTTCCTACAAAACCCAGGCTAAGACGAAAAATGGGTAATTGTAATCAGATAATGATATAGTTTACTTATTATTTAATTCACAGTTTTCATAAAGCGACATAACAAATATAAATGAGGAGCTTTGGTAATTGAATAAAGTAACATTTAAAATAAATACCACTTTAAATGAAAACACAATGTGTAGTTTACATAAAGTGTTGATATTCGGAGAAGCTAATTTATATAATACATTAAACTAGGAGGTTATTTTCATGCCAGATTTAAAAAATATAAAGTTAGTTTCATCAGAAATATAAGGTCTTTGGGATTCATATATGAGTGATAGCTTATTAATATGTGTTCTTAGACAGTTTCTTAATAATGTAGAAGATAATGATATACAAACATTGTTACAGCATACTTTAAATTTATCAATTCAACATATTTCAATAATTACAGATATATTTAATCAGGAAGGGTTACCGATACCTCAAGGATTTACTGATAAGGATGTAAACATAAATTCGCCACGTCTATTTAGTGATACTTTCTATGCCGCATATATTAGTTTTATAGCAAGAGTAGGAATGCACGATTATACCCTTACCTTAAATCAAATAGCTCGTTCAGATATTAGAAAGTACTTTTCAAAATGTATCACTGAGTATATAGGCTTGTATAATAAAGCAGCAGAATTAAGATTATCAAAAGGTATTTTTATAAGGGCACCGCATATAGAAATTCCTAAAGAAGTTCAATTTGTGGGAAGTCAAAGCTTTATATTCAATATTTTTGAAAAAAAGCGCGCATTACTAGCTAGGGAAATAACACATATATTTTCGCTTATTTCTGCAGATATAATAGGAGATGCTCTTGCAACAGGTTTTAGCCAGGTTTCTAGAGATAAAAAGATTTCAGCGTATTTCCTTGAAGGTAAGCATTTAGGTCAAGAAATAATTGCTGAATTAACATCAATTTTAGTAGATGAAGATATTCCGATTCCAACTACCTCCGAATCTTTTGTAACGGATTCAACTGAGTCACCGTTTTCGGAAAAATTGATGTTGTACCATGCTTTGATAATGACAGCGGCAGGGGTAAGTAGTAAGGGAGCAGCAATAGCACAAAGCATGAGGGCTGATTTAGAAGGCATGTATACTAAACTCATAGTTAAGATTATGAAATATACTAAAGATGGTATAGATATTATGAATGATAATAAGTTTCTTGAACAACCACCACAAGCTATAAGTCATGAAAAATTAGTTAAAATATGAAGTGGCTAAATATTGAATAATTTTAATATTGTATTATTTATAATCTGTAATCTATGAGAAATCCTTTATATTATGTATATGTCAGAAATAGGCACTGTTAAGGCGGTGTCTATTTTTATATTATTTACAAATAGTTATTACGTAGGACATTGGATTGTAACAAATACTGTGTATAATTATAAGTACTTTAAGGAAATAGTCTTAGAACAAATAAAAAATAATGTTGTTAATATTATATCCCTTCAAAAATAATATTATATAAAATAGGCACTCGTCATTTAGGGTGCTTATTTTGTAGAAATTTAATGGATGTAAAAATTTAGGAGGAAAGAATGTACATGGATAAAGAGAATTTAAGGCAAGAAATATTAGACATGCTAGAAAAACATAATTATATAAGCAGGTTAAGTGAATGCCCAATGACTACTTTAAAATTTCTTTTAAAAATAGATGATGCTTCTTTAATTTATGATGCTTTATGTCAACTTCAAGAAGAAGATAGGGTAATAAAAAGTTTTGAACCATTTGCCGGTAATTCGAACCAGAAAATTAATGCATCAAGATGGTATTTAAAACAACAGGGAGAAGAAGAAAACCCTGAGAGTATAGAGTGATTTCTATGCTATTTTAACTAAATAATTAGAGTATTTTAGAGAGCCTTAAGCTAGGGGCTCTTTTTTCATCTCCAAAACAAAACGAATATTAAATGAAGTTGATAAAGTGTATACTTTGGTATATAATATTTGATATTAGATAGATTTCAAAAAGAGAGGTAATTTTGTGAGTGTTTAGTATCTAAAATAGGTAACTTAATATTGATTCTAAAATTGAGGGTACAGTACCTTTAATTGTTATGGAATTAATTACTATTTATAGATACAAGTCCACGAAACTACTTTGGGGTGCAGTACCCTTTATCAAGTTTGCAATTAAAGCTGTGGAGTATCCATGGCTTTTTTATTTTATCCGATCGCTACCATTGCTAACACCACCATCGCACTCTGTGAAAGCGATTCACACAAAATTAAAAATTTTGGTTCTCTGCTTTTCTATCAAAGTGAGGGATAAGCAGTGCTACGCGCCTGGATAAGTTCTTCTAAGGTTCAGCTGGAGAAAAGCAGTTCTCATAAGCAAACTCCACCTGAACCTAAGAATCACTTGATAATTAATACTATGAAATCTATCTAGGTTTCGTCGGCTTGAATAAAGTTGGGGAAGGAATTTTAAAATGGATAATACAACATTAGAAAAATTACATTATTATGAATTAAAGGAGATAGTAAAAGGATATTGCGCAAGCGGCTTGGGTAAATCCTTAATAGATAAACTAGAGCCGAGTACAAATATAGAGGTAGTAAATAGAAGGTTAGATGAAACCTCTGAAGGAAGGACACTTTTAGATGCTTCTTATCATATACCTTTCGATGGAATATTTAATGTAAATCCACTTGTAAACAAAATGGAAAAGGGTGCAGCATTAGATCCAGAGGATTTAAGTACCATGGAAAACTTTTTAAGAGGCTGCAGAAAGCTTAAATCATTCATGAAGGATAAGGAAGGTTATGCTCCTACTTTAAGTTCATATAGCTTAAATATAACAGATTTAAGTTATATAGAAGAGGAAATAAATATATCGATATCAGGAAATAGAATAGATGCCAATGCTTCAAAGGAGCTAAAAAAAATAAGAAAGCAAATTGATGTATGTGAAGGTCAAATAAAAGGAAAGCTTGAAAAGTTTCTAAAAAATCCTTCAAATAAAGAGTATATACAAGAATTTTTTGTAAGTCAAAGAAATGGAAAATATACGATACCTATAAAAGCTGCCTTTAAAAATCAAGTTCAGGGTGAAATTGTGGAAACTTCAGTAAAGGGCAGTACTGTATTTATAGAGCCAAATGTAGTGGTGAAATACACTTCTGGGCTATCAGCTTTAAAAGTTGAAGAGTCTATAGAGGAATATAAAATATTAGCTACTTTAACAGAAATGCTATATGATAGAATAAGAGAAATTAAGATGAATATTGATGTAATAGCTGAGTATGACATGGTTTTGGCAAAAGCAAAATATAGTAGTGACATAGAAGGAATAAAACCTAAAATAAATGAGCATGGTTATATAAAAATAGTTAAGGGAGGCTATCCTTTAATTAAAAATGGAGTACCCTTAGATTTTGAAATAGGAAAAGATTATAGATCATTAATAATTACAGGACCTAATGCGGGAGGAAAGACTATAGTATTAAAAACTTTAGGAATGTTAACTCTTGCAGTTCAATCAGGTTTTCATATAAAGGCTAAAGAAGGCACAGAAGTTGCTATATTTAGCAAAATATTTGTAGATATAGGTGATAATCAAAGTGTAGAAAATGCTTTAAGTACTTTTTCATCCCATGTGAAGAATTTAGCATATATAATAAAAGAAAGTAATAAGTCAACATTATTGTTGTTTGATGAAATTGGCGGTGGAACAGAACCGAATGAAGGGGCAGCTTTAGCAATAGCTATTTTAGAAGAAGTGTATTATAAGGGCTGTATAACAGTATCAACAACCCATTATGGAGAGATTAAAAACTTTTCGGAGCAGCATCCAGACTTTGAAAATGCAGCTATGGAGTTTAGATGTGACACATTAGATCCATTATATAAGCTTAATATAGGAAAGACAGGAGATAGTAATGCTCTTTATATATCAAAGAAAATGGGTATTTCAGATAATATAATTGAAAGAACTAGAAGATATATAGAAAGTAAGAATTATAATTATGAATTAATAAGGGATAGCAAAATTATAAAGAAAAAAGATATTCAAGAAGATAAAGGTGAAAGTTATGAATTTGCTGTAGGAGATAAGGTTCTTTGGATGGACAAGAATGAAAGTGCCATTGTTTACAGAGAAATGGATATAGATAATAATGTAACTATTTTATTTAATAAAGAATTTGTTAATGTAAATTGCAAAAGGTTAAAATTAGAAATTAAAGCTTCAGAGCTATATCCAGAAGGGTATGATTTAAATCAATTATTTGTTAGTTTCAAGGAAAGAAAGCTTGAAAGGGATATAGAAAGAGGATCTAAGAAGGCTTTAAAGAAACTTAAAAAAAATCATTTGAAATAATATAGCTAATTGCATTTATTCGAGAGTTAGATTTTATTGCATGTGATGGGGAAGTAGCTATTGGTAATATTATTTACTCGAAAGCAAAGATAATTAATGAAGATAATGAAGAGTTTCAAGTTTTGTGCATGGGTCCTCTTGGAGTATTACCTTCTTATCAAAGTAAAGGTATTGGAACTTTACAAAATAAAGATGGGGAGCCAGAACATCTACCTGCCAAGAATTACAGCAGCGAAATACACAGATTTATAAAGATCATTTGGAGGGTTGTAGTTCACAAGATTTATCTAAAAAATATTTTTTATCCTTGAAAAGTATTCAAAGGATAATACGAATACAAAGAAATAGTTATTAACTTTTGGAATAAGCCAATGCAATTTTATTGTTGTATTGGCTTATTTTCTTTTACTAACTGTCTTTAAGGTTTAGCTTTGTGTGAGCAGTTGGTACAATTAAGTTGGAAAAAATACTAGATTAGGAGGAATTATAATGAAAAAGGTTTGTAATAATCCACCTGTTATCCTTCCTATTTAATTATAATAGAAAGGAGCAATTTTCATGCAAAAGGTAATCTGGAATATACAGTATCTGTCTTCACCACCTGTAATTAGGTATTGTAAGAGATGTTCTAAAAAGACAGAACATGTTTGCTCTGGATTGTTTCGGATAAATGCCCAACGCAAATATTTAGATATATGGTTAATATATAGATGTTCAGATTGCGATTCTACTTGGAATATGACTATCTGCTCACGTATCAATCCTTAAGAGTATTGCCCCCGAAATATTAGATAAATTCCATAGCAATAATGAAGAGCTTGTGAAAAAATATGCTATGGATACAGAGTTAATACGGAAGAATGGATGCGAAGTCGGTCTTCCCAAGTATACAATACTAGGAGCCAATATTGACTTAAACACTCCTGTAGAATTGCATATAAAAAGTCCCTTTCCGTCTAAGCTTAAAATATCTGCTTTGTTGCGAGAAAAATTAAATTTATCTCAAAATGCTTTTAAACAGATGATAGCCAGTGGAGCAATTCGAGGAGATAGCGGACTTGATTTGAAAAAATGCAGATTGTAAGCAGAAACTATATTGATTATTGATAAATCTATAAATTTTCCTCCTTGAAAGGAGGATTTATTTGTT
This genomic interval from Clostridium kluyveri contains the following:
- a CDS encoding endonuclease MutS2 → MDNTTLEKLHYYELKEIVKGYCASGLGKSLIDKLEPSTNIEVVNRRLDETSEGRTLLDASYHIPFDGIFNVNPLVNKMEKGAALDPEDLSTMENFLRGCRKLKSFMKDKEGYAPTLSSYSLNITDLSYIEEEINISISGNRIDANASKELKKIRKQIDVCEGQIKGKLEKFLKNPSNKEYIQEFFVSQRNGKYTIPIKAAFKNQVQGEIVETSVKGSTVFIEPNVVVKYTSGLSALKVEESIEEYKILATLTEMLYDRIREIKMNIDVIAEYDMVLAKAKYSSDIEGIKPKINEHGYIKIVKGGYPLIKNGVPLDFEIGKDYRSLIITGPNAGGKTIVLKTLGMLTLAVQSGFHIKAKEGTEVAIFSKIFVDIGDNQSVENALSTFSSHVKNLAYIIKESNKSTLLLFDEIGGGTEPNEGAALAIAILEEVYYKGCITVSTTHYGEIKNFSEQHPDFENAAMEFRCDTLDPLYKLNIGKTGDSNALYISKKMGISDNIIERTRRYIESKNYNYELIRDSKIIKKKDIQEDKGESYEFAVGDKVLWMDKNESAIVYREMDIDNNVTILFNKEFVNVNCKRLKLEIKASELYPEGYDLNQLFVSFKERKLERDIERGSKKALKKLKKNHLK
- a CDS encoding DUF1062 domain-containing protein is translated as MQKVIWNIQYLSSPPVIRYCKRCSKKTEHVCSGLFRINAQRKYLDIWLIYRCSDCDSTWNMTICSRINP
- a CDS encoding DUF1062 domain-containing protein yields the protein MKKYAMDTELIRKNGCEVGLPKYTILGANIDLNTPVELHIKSPFPSKLKISALLREKLNLSQNAFKQMIASGAIRGDSGLDLKKCRL